A stretch of the Corynebacterium maris DSM 45190 genome encodes the following:
- the infA gene encoding translation initiation factor IF-1 produces MAKEGAIEVEGRIVEPLPNAMFRVELDNGHKVLAHISGKMRQHYIRILPEDRVVVELSPYDLTRGRIVYRYK; encoded by the coding sequence ATGGCTAAGGAAGGCGCAATCGAGGTCGAGGGTCGCATCGTCGAACCCCTGCCCAATGCAATGTTCCGTGTCGAGCTCGACAATGGACACAAGGTTCTCGCTCACATCAGTGGCAAGATGCGCCAGCACTACATCCGTATCCTTCCGGAGGATCGGGTCGTCGTGGAGCTGTCTCCCTACGACCTGACCCGCGGCCGCATCGTCTACCGCTACAAGTAA
- the rpsE gene encoding 30S ribosomal protein S5, which translates to MPGRERRDGGRSADDQNKNKNDNRGGGRGRGRDNRRQDNERDKYIERVVSINRVAKTVKGGRNMSFTALVVVGDGEGMVGVGYGKAREVPAAIQKGAEEARKNFFRVPMINGTIPHPVQGEAAAGIVMMRPAAPGTGVIAGGAVRPVLECAGMQDILSKSLGSDNAINVIHATVDGLKQLVRPEEVAARRGKSVEEVAPAHMLRARAGQEA; encoded by the coding sequence ATGCCGGGACGTGAACGGCGTGACGGCGGACGATCCGCCGACGATCAGAACAAGAACAAGAACGACAACCGCGGCGGTGGCCGTGGCCGCGGCCGCGACAACCGTCGTCAGGACAACGAGCGCGACAAGTACATCGAGCGCGTCGTGTCCATCAACCGCGTGGCCAAGACCGTCAAGGGCGGCCGCAACATGTCCTTCACCGCACTCGTCGTCGTCGGCGACGGTGAAGGCATGGTCGGCGTCGGCTACGGCAAGGCCCGCGAGGTCCCTGCCGCCATCCAGAAGGGCGCAGAAGAGGCTCGCAAGAACTTCTTCCGCGTGCCGATGATCAACGGCACCATCCCGCACCCGGTGCAGGGTGAGGCCGCCGCAGGCATCGTCATGATGCGTCCGGCTGCCCCGGGTACCGGCGTCATCGCCGGCGGCGCAGTCCGCCCGGTGCTGGAGTGCGCGGGCATGCAGGACATCCTGTCCAAGTCCCTGGGCTCCGACAACGCCATCAACGTCATCCACGCCACCGTGGACGGCCTGAAGCAGCTGGTTCGCCCGGAGGAGGTCGCGGCTCGTCGCGGCAAGTCCGTCGAAGAGGTCGCGCCGGCTCACATGCTGCGCGCCCGCGCAGGTCAGGAGGCGTAA
- the rpmD gene encoding 50S ribosomal protein L30, translating to MALKITLDKGFIGEKPQTRANLRALGLKKIRQSVIKQDNAATRGQIHVVRHLITVEEVAGE from the coding sequence ATGGCACTGAAGATCACACTCGATAAGGGTTTCATCGGCGAAAAGCCGCAGACCCGTGCAAACCTTCGGGCCCTCGGCCTGAAGAAGATCCGCCAGTCCGTGATCAAGCAGGATAACGCGGCCACCCGTGGCCAGATCCACGTTGTCCGCCACCTGATCACGGTCGAAGAAGTGGCAGGGGAGTAG
- the secY gene encoding preprotein translocase subunit SecY → MSAIIQAFKDVDLRKKILITIALIILYRVGAQIPTPGVDYAAIAGRLETLTEEGAGVFSVINLFSGGALLQLSIFAIGIMPYITASIIVQLLTVVIPRFEELKKEGQSGQTKMTQYTRYLTLALALLQSSGIVALAANEQLLGQGIRVLIPDHDIGTLIMMVSIMTAGAIFIMWLGEIITEKGVGNGMSLLIFAGIATRIPTDGASILQQSGGLIFAIVVASAIVLVVGVVFVEQGQRRIPVQYAKRMVGRRQYGGSSTYLPLKVNQAGVIPVIFASSLMYVPVLLTEIVNAGNPTPADNWWQRNVVSNLMDPSSWQYIVFYFALIIFFAYFYVSVQYDPVDQAENMKKYGGFIPGIRPGRPTAQYLAYVMNRLLFVGAIYLGVIAVLPNIALDMGVGGDMMALSSFGGTAILIMVSVALTTVKQIESQLLQSNYEGLLK, encoded by the coding sequence GTGTCCGCCATTATTCAGGCATTTAAGGACGTCGACCTGCGGAAAAAGATACTGATCACCATCGCGTTGATCATTCTCTACCGCGTCGGCGCCCAAATCCCGACCCCGGGTGTGGACTACGCCGCAATCGCAGGTCGATTGGAGACGCTCACCGAGGAGGGCGCCGGCGTATTCTCGGTGATCAACTTGTTCTCGGGCGGGGCGCTGTTGCAGTTGTCCATCTTCGCGATCGGCATCATGCCGTACATCACCGCCTCGATCATCGTGCAATTGCTCACGGTGGTCATTCCACGCTTCGAGGAGCTGAAGAAGGAGGGGCAGTCGGGTCAGACGAAGATGACCCAGTACACCCGCTATCTCACTTTGGCGCTGGCGCTGCTGCAGTCCTCGGGCATCGTGGCGCTGGCCGCGAACGAGCAGCTGCTGGGGCAGGGCATTCGGGTGTTGATCCCGGACCACGACATCGGCACCCTGATCATGATGGTGTCCATCATGACCGCGGGCGCCATCTTCATCATGTGGCTCGGTGAGATCATCACGGAGAAGGGCGTGGGCAACGGCATGTCGCTGCTCATCTTCGCCGGCATCGCGACGCGTATCCCCACCGACGGCGCCAGCATCCTGCAGCAGTCCGGCGGGCTGATCTTCGCCATCGTCGTGGCCTCCGCGATCGTCCTGGTCGTCGGCGTGGTCTTCGTCGAGCAGGGCCAGCGTCGCATCCCGGTGCAGTACGCCAAGCGCATGGTCGGCCGTCGTCAATACGGCGGGTCCTCGACCTACCTGCCGTTGAAGGTCAACCAGGCGGGCGTGATCCCCGTGATCTTCGCGTCCTCGCTGATGTACGTGCCGGTGTTGCTCACCGAGATCGTCAACGCCGGTAACCCGACCCCGGCGGACAACTGGTGGCAGCGCAACGTGGTCTCCAACCTGATGGACCCGTCGTCGTGGCAGTACATCGTCTTCTACTTCGCGCTGATCATCTTCTTCGCCTATTTCTACGTCTCGGTCCAGTACGACCCGGTCGACCAGGCGGAGAACATGAAGAAGTACGGTGGATTCATCCCGGGCATCCGTCCGGGACGTCCCACCGCCCAGTACCTGGCGTACGTGATGAACCGCCTGCTGTTCGTCGGCGCGATCTACCTCGGCGTCATCGCGGTTCTCCCGAACATCGCGCTGGACATGGGCGTCGGGGGCGACATGATGGCGTTGTCGTCGTTCGGCGGAACCGCGATCCTGATCATGGTTTCGGTCGCCTTGACCACGGTCAAGCAGATCGAATCCCAACTCCTGCAAAGCAACTACGAAGGACTGCTCAAATGA
- the rplO gene encoding 50S ribosomal protein L15, giving the protein MSEIIKLHDLRPSKGANKPKHRVGRGEAGKGGKTAGRGTKGTKARNKVAATFEGGQMPLQMRLPKLRGFKNPNKVIYQVVNVSDLEKAFPNGGDVAVADIVSAGLVRANQPVKVLGNGELSAKLNVTATKFSKSAVEKIEAAGGSVTRA; this is encoded by the coding sequence ATGAGCGAGATCATCAAGCTCCACGATCTGCGCCCGTCCAAGGGCGCCAACAAGCCGAAGCACCGCGTCGGCCGTGGTGAAGCCGGCAAGGGCGGCAAGACCGCCGGCCGCGGCACCAAGGGCACCAAGGCGCGCAACAAGGTGGCGGCTACCTTCGAGGGCGGCCAGATGCCGCTGCAGATGCGTCTGCCGAAGCTGCGTGGCTTCAAGAACCCGAACAAGGTCATCTACCAGGTCGTCAACGTCTCTGACCTGGAGAAGGCTTTCCCGAACGGTGGAGACGTGGCTGTCGCCGACATCGTCTCCGCTGGCCTGGTCCGCGCCAACCAGCCGGTCAAGGTCTTGGGCAACGGTGAGCTCAGCGCGAAGCTGAACGTCACCGCCACCAAGTTCTCCAAGTCCGCGGTCGAGAAGATCGAGGCAGCCGGAGGCTCCGTCACCCGGGCATAA
- a CDS encoding adenylate kinase — MRLVLLGPPGAGKGTQALLLAEKLNVPHISTGDLFRANIGEGTPLGVEAKQYIDAGELVPTDVTARMVKSRLEEEDAGSGFLLDGFPRTVEQAQILAELLEEKGLTLDGVLNFEISTDVVVERMLARGREDDNEEVIRNRLKVYNDETKPLIDHYGDAIVSVDAEGGVEEINGRVMAALGK; from the coding sequence ATGCGACTGGTACTCCTCGGCCCGCCCGGCGCCGGCAAGGGCACTCAGGCCCTGCTCCTGGCGGAGAAGCTGAACGTCCCCCACATTTCCACCGGCGACCTGTTCCGCGCCAACATCGGCGAAGGCACTCCGCTCGGCGTGGAAGCCAAGCAGTACATCGACGCCGGCGAGCTCGTCCCCACCGACGTCACCGCCCGCATGGTCAAGTCCCGCCTCGAGGAGGAGGACGCCGGTTCCGGTTTCCTCCTGGACGGTTTCCCGCGCACCGTCGAGCAGGCCCAGATCCTGGCTGAGCTGCTCGAGGAGAAGGGATTGACGCTGGACGGCGTCCTGAACTTCGAGATTTCCACCGACGTCGTCGTCGAGCGCATGCTAGCCCGCGGCCGCGAGGACGACAACGAAGAGGTCATCCGCAACCGCCTCAAGGTCTACAACGACGAGACCAAGCCGCTCATCGACCACTACGGCGACGCCATCGTCAGCGTCGACGCCGAGGGTGGCGTCGAGGAGATCAACGGCCGCGTCATGGCCGCGCTGGGTAAGTAA
- the rplR gene encoding 50S ribosomal protein L18, which yields MSNTAENNKRQPIGKDIATRRREARQRRHFRIRKTLRGTPETPRLVVHRSSRHMTAQIIDDLAGHTLASASTMEADVRSVEGDKKAKGAKVGELIAQRAKAAGVEQVLFDRAGYKYHGRVASLADAAREGGLKF from the coding sequence ATGAGCAATACCGCAGAAAACAACAAGCGTCAGCCGATCGGCAAGGACATCGCTACGCGTCGCCGCGAAGCACGTCAGCGCCGTCACTTCCGCATCCGCAAGACCCTGCGTGGCACCCCGGAGACCCCGCGTCTCGTCGTCCACCGCAGCTCCCGCCACATGACCGCCCAGATCATCGACGATCTGGCCGGCCACACCCTGGCCTCTGCCTCCACCATGGAGGCGGACGTGCGCTCCGTCGAGGGCGACAAGAAGGCCAAGGGCGCCAAGGTGGGCGAGCTCATCGCACAGCGTGCCAAGGCCGCCGGCGTCGAGCAGGTCCTCTTCGACCGCGCAGGCTACAAGTACCACGGCCGCGTCGCCTCCCTGGCTGACGCCGCTCGTGAAGGTGGTCTGAAGTTCTAA
- the map gene encoding type I methionyl aminopeptidase, translating into MAFRKRTKKIPAKTPGELDAMQAAGEIVARTLQEIKAQATAGMSTLDLDVIAEEVIRDAGATPAFLGYHGFPGSICASVNDVIVHGIPDAQTVLEDGDLVSIDCGAILDGWVGDSAWSFGVDEISEDVDKFNRATEFVLLEGLKAMVPGARLTDVSHALETATRAAEQKFDVTLGIVDGYGGHGIGRAMHEDPYLANEGRAGRGPIIQEGSVLAIEPMLTLGGEVDSAVLDDDWTVVTLDGSYSSHWEHTVAATAQGPRILTPRK; encoded by the coding sequence ATGGCATTTCGTAAGCGCACCAAGAAGATCCCGGCGAAAACCCCCGGCGAGCTCGACGCGATGCAGGCCGCCGGCGAGATCGTCGCCCGGACGCTGCAGGAGATCAAGGCTCAGGCCACCGCGGGCATGAGCACGCTCGACCTCGACGTCATCGCGGAGGAGGTCATCCGCGACGCCGGCGCCACGCCCGCCTTCCTCGGCTACCACGGCTTCCCCGGGTCCATCTGCGCTTCCGTCAACGACGTCATCGTGCACGGCATCCCGGACGCGCAGACGGTGCTGGAGGACGGCGACCTGGTTTCCATCGACTGCGGCGCGATCCTCGACGGCTGGGTGGGCGACTCTGCCTGGTCTTTCGGCGTCGATGAGATCTCCGAGGACGTGGACAAGTTCAACCGGGCCACCGAATTCGTGTTGTTGGAAGGGCTCAAGGCGATGGTTCCGGGCGCCCGGCTGACGGACGTCTCGCATGCGCTGGAGACGGCCACGCGTGCCGCGGAGCAGAAATTCGACGTGACGCTGGGCATCGTCGACGGCTACGGCGGACACGGCATCGGCCGCGCCATGCACGAGGACCCCTACCTGGCGAACGAAGGGCGGGCGGGCCGGGGCCCGATCATCCAGGAGGGCAGCGTGCTGGCCATCGAACCGATGCTCACCCTCGGCGGGGAGGTCGACTCGGCGGTGCTTGACGACGACTGGACCGTGGTCACCCTGGACGGCTCCTATTCCTCCCACTGGGAGCACACCGTCGCCGCCACGGCGCAGGGCCCCCGGATCCTCACCCCCAGAAAGTAA
- the rpsD gene encoding 30S ribosomal protein S4, with the protein MARYTGPATRKSRRLRVDLVGGDQSFERRPYPPGQAGRARIKESEYLLQLQEKQKARFSYGIMEKQFRLYYQEANRLSGKTGDNLLILLESRLDNVVYRAGLAKTRRQARQLVSHGHFTVNGKKTNVPSHRVSQYDIIDVRDRSKKMNWFEEAQGDLLDAVVPAWLQVVPSTLRILVHQLPERAQIDVPLQEQLIVEFYSK; encoded by the coding sequence ATGGCTCGTTACACCGGCCCCGCAACCCGTAAGTCCCGTCGTCTCCGCGTCGATCTCGTCGGCGGCGACCAGTCCTTCGAGCGTCGCCCGTACCCTCCGGGGCAGGCTGGCCGCGCTCGCATCAAGGAGTCCGAGTACCTCCTCCAGCTGCAGGAGAAGCAGAAGGCCCGCTTCTCCTACGGCATCATGGAGAAGCAGTTCCGTCTGTACTACCAGGAGGCCAACCGCCTCTCCGGTAAGACCGGCGACAACCTGCTGATCCTGCTGGAATCCCGCCTGGACAACGTCGTCTACCGCGCCGGCCTGGCCAAGACCCGCCGTCAGGCGCGTCAGCTGGTCTCCCACGGCCACTTCACCGTCAACGGCAAGAAGACGAACGTCCCGTCGCACCGCGTTTCCCAGTACGACATCATCGACGTCCGTGACCGGTCGAAGAAGATGAACTGGTTCGAGGAAGCTCAGGGCGACCTGCTCGACGCAGTCGTTCCGGCTTGGCTCCAGGTCGTGCCGTCCACCCTGCGCATCCTCGTGCACCAGCTGCCCGAGCGCGCTCAGATCGACGTTCCGCTGCAGGAGCAGCTCATCGTCGAGTTCTACTCGAAGTAA
- a CDS encoding amidohydrolase: protein MSDAPLEQIFTELDATRTEREQLYVHLHQNPELSLQEHATATALQDALTAEGIEVARIGATGLVATLVNGEGPTVAMRGDIDALPVKEESGKEYASTATQVDEHTGVEVPVSHACGHDFHAACLVGALIALHRRREHWSGIFVGVFQPAEEIAAGAQDMLDHGLAEAMPTPDVYLGQHVLSSLPGGHVGATAGPVLSSGASLKVTVHGKGSHGSMPELGVDPVVLASSIVMRLQTIVAREIPAGATAVVTVGSLQAGMKSNIIPDSAELLINTRAYDEDVHEHVHAAIERIVRSECDGARSPREPEFEYYDVYPLTNNDEAATKRVRGAFDEFFGDASTDLAPVPASEDFSVIPDALGVPYVYWGVGGFADQANAPGNHNPAFAPDLQPTLDVGTQAIITAASPWLLAQE, encoded by the coding sequence ATGTCCGACGCCCCGCTCGAGCAGATTTTCACCGAGCTCGACGCCACCCGCACCGAGCGCGAGCAGCTTTATGTGCACCTCCACCAGAACCCGGAGCTCTCCCTCCAAGAGCACGCCACCGCGACCGCGCTGCAGGACGCCCTCACCGCGGAAGGTATTGAGGTCGCCCGGATCGGGGCCACCGGGCTGGTCGCCACTCTGGTCAACGGGGAGGGCCCCACCGTGGCGATGCGCGGCGACATCGACGCGCTGCCCGTCAAAGAGGAATCCGGCAAGGAATACGCTTCCACGGCCACCCAGGTCGATGAGCACACCGGCGTGGAGGTTCCGGTCTCACACGCGTGCGGACACGACTTTCACGCCGCCTGCCTGGTCGGCGCGCTGATCGCGTTGCACCGGCGCCGCGAGCACTGGTCCGGGATCTTCGTGGGCGTCTTCCAGCCCGCCGAGGAAATCGCGGCGGGCGCCCAGGACATGCTCGACCACGGGCTCGCCGAGGCGATGCCGACGCCGGACGTCTATCTCGGCCAGCACGTGCTGTCGTCGCTGCCGGGAGGGCACGTCGGTGCCACCGCCGGCCCGGTGCTCTCGTCCGGCGCCTCCCTCAAAGTCACCGTCCACGGCAAGGGGTCGCACGGTTCGATGCCGGAGCTGGGCGTAGACCCGGTGGTGTTGGCCTCCTCCATCGTGATGCGGCTGCAGACGATCGTCGCCCGGGAAATTCCGGCCGGAGCCACCGCCGTGGTCACCGTCGGCTCCCTGCAAGCGGGCATGAAGTCCAACATCATCCCGGATTCCGCGGAGCTGCTCATCAACACCCGCGCCTACGACGAGGACGTGCACGAGCACGTGCACGCCGCCATCGAGCGCATCGTGCGCTCGGAATGCGACGGCGCCCGCAGCCCCCGCGAGCCGGAATTCGAGTACTACGACGTCTACCCGTTGACGAACAACGACGAGGCCGCGACGAAGCGGGTCCGCGGGGCCTTCGACGAGTTCTTCGGCGACGCCTCCACGGACCTGGCGCCGGTGCCGGCCTCCGAGGACTTCTCCGTCATCCCGGATGCGCTCGGCGTGCCGTACGTGTACTGGGGCGTCGGCGGTTTCGCCGATCAGGCCAACGCCCCCGGCAACCACAACCCGGCTTTCGCCCCCGACCTGCAGCCGACGCTGGACGTCGGCACGCAGGCGATCATCACGGCCGCCTCCCCGTGGCTCCTTGCGCAGGAATAA
- the rplF gene encoding 50S ribosomal protein L6: protein MSRIGNAPIALPKGVETKINGQNIEVKGPKGTLNIDLPEPITASVAEDELVVARPDDHRKNRSLHGLSRSLVNNMVVGVTEGYTINMEIFGVGYRVQLKGKNLEFALGYSHPILIEAPEFVTFAVDGNTKFSITGIDKQQVGQIAANIRRLRKDDPYKGKGIRYEGEQIRRKVGKTGK from the coding sequence ATGTCTCGTATCGGTAATGCACCGATCGCTCTCCCGAAGGGCGTCGAAACCAAGATCAACGGCCAGAACATCGAGGTCAAGGGGCCTAAGGGCACCCTGAACATCGATCTTCCGGAGCCGATCACCGCTTCCGTCGCGGAAGACGAGCTCGTCGTCGCCCGCCCGGACGACCACCGCAAGAACCGCTCGCTGCACGGTCTGTCCCGCTCGCTCGTCAACAACATGGTTGTCGGCGTGACCGAGGGATACACCATCAATATGGAGATCTTCGGCGTCGGCTACCGCGTTCAGCTCAAGGGCAAGAACCTCGAGTTCGCCTTGGGCTACTCCCACCCGATCCTGATCGAGGCTCCGGAATTCGTCACCTTCGCGGTCGACGGCAACACGAAGTTCTCCATCACGGGTATTGACAAGCAGCAGGTCGGGCAGATCGCCGCTAACATCCGTCGTCTGCGCAAGGATGATCCTTACAAGGGTAAGGGCATTCGCTACGAGGGTGAGCAGATCCGCCGCAAGGTCGGAAAGACGGGTAAGTAA
- the rpsH gene encoding 30S ribosomal protein S8: MTMTDPIADMLSRIRNANHAHHDVVAMPSSKLKANIAEILKQEGYIADYKVEDARVGKTLSLELKYGPSRQTSIAGLTRVSKPGLRVYAKSTELPQVLGGLGVAIISTSQGLLTDRTANEKGVGGEVLAYVW; this comes from the coding sequence ATGACCATGACAGATCCGATCGCCGACATGCTGTCGCGTATTCGCAATGCGAACCACGCGCACCACGATGTCGTCGCGATGCCCTCCTCCAAGCTCAAGGCGAACATCGCCGAGATCCTGAAGCAGGAAGGCTACATCGCCGACTACAAGGTCGAGGACGCACGAGTCGGCAAGACTCTCTCCCTCGAGCTCAAGTACGGCCCGTCCCGTCAGACCTCCATCGCAGGTCTGACCCGCGTGTCCAAGCCGGGCCTGCGCGTCTACGCCAAGTCCACCGAGCTTCCCCAGGTCCTCGGTGGCCTGGGCGTCGCCATCATTTCCACGTCCCAGGGTCTGCTGACTGACCGCACGGCCAACGAGAAGGGTGTAGGCGGAGAAGTCCTCGCCTACGTCTGGTAA
- the rpsK gene encoding 30S ribosomal protein S11: MPPKSRSGARRRVVKKNVAQGHAYIKSTFNNTIVSITDPSGAVISWASSGHVGFKGSRKSTPFAAQMAAENAARKAMDHGMKKVDVHVKGPGSGRETAIRSLQAAGLEVSSISDVTPQPHNGCRPPKRRRV, translated from the coding sequence ATGCCTCCGAAGAGTCGTTCCGGCGCGCGCCGTCGCGTCGTCAAGAAGAATGTGGCCCAAGGCCACGCGTACATCAAGTCCACCTTCAACAACACCATCGTGTCCATCACGGACCCGTCCGGTGCCGTGATCTCCTGGGCCTCCTCCGGCCACGTCGGGTTCAAGGGCTCCCGTAAGTCCACCCCGTTCGCCGCGCAGATGGCCGCTGAAAACGCCGCCCGCAAGGCCATGGACCACGGCATGAAGAAGGTCGACGTCCACGTCAAGGGTCCGGGCTCCGGCCGTGAGACCGCCATCCGCTCCCTCCAGGCCGCCGGCCTCGAGGTGTCCTCGATCTCGGACGTGACGCCCCAGCCGCACAACGGCTGCCGTCCGCCGAAGCGTCGTCGCGTCTAA
- a CDS encoding DUF6457 domain-containing protein: MSDKKNTDAEITSAHAWLEAVSAEFDADPQFIRSLTRELLDLTKHVAHGPSRPAAPLTAFLVGVAAGKKLSGEESTEEAATATREKIDAVEALLTRYQGGAHRTNEEQNS; the protein is encoded by the coding sequence ATGAGCGACAAAAAGAACACCGACGCTGAGATCACCTCAGCCCACGCCTGGCTGGAAGCGGTGTCCGCGGAATTCGACGCCGACCCCCAGTTCATCCGCTCCCTGACCCGGGAATTGCTCGACCTGACCAAGCACGTCGCGCACGGCCCCTCCCGCCCGGCCGCCCCGCTCACCGCCTTTCTCGTCGGCGTCGCGGCCGGCAAGAAATTAAGTGGCGAGGAAAGCACGGAAGAAGCGGCGACCGCGACCCGAGAAAAGATCGACGCGGTGGAGGCGCTGCTCACCCGCTACCAGGGCGGCGCGCACCGAACCAACGAGGAGCAGAATTCTTAA
- the rpsM gene encoding 30S ribosomal protein S13: MARLAGVDLPRNKRMEIALTYIYGIGPARSAELLEKTGISADLRTDDLTDDQVAALRDAIESSWKVEGDLRREVAADIRRKVEIGSYQGLRHRRGLPVRGQRTKTNARTRKGPKKTIAGKKK, encoded by the coding sequence ATGGCACGTCTAGCCGGTGTTGATCTCCCGCGCAATAAGCGCATGGAGATCGCACTCACGTACATTTACGGCATCGGTCCGGCACGCTCCGCGGAGCTGCTCGAAAAGACCGGCATTTCTGCCGACCTGCGCACCGACGATCTTACCGACGACCAGGTTGCCGCGCTGCGCGACGCCATCGAGTCGAGCTGGAAGGTCGAGGGCGACCTCCGTCGCGAGGTCGCCGCCGACATTCGCCGCAAGGTTGAGATTGGCTCCTACCAGGGTCTGCGCCACCGCCGTGGCCTGCCCGTCCGTGGCCAGCGCACCAAGACCAACGCCCGCACGCGTAAGGGTCCGAAGAAGACAATCGCAGGAAAGAAGAAGTAA
- a CDS encoding L,D-transpeptidase has translation MVSRSRRIAGVLASLATAATMLIAPASASAQLSSQLGLPDVTEQGEQLSSQLGVSQQDVRDQAWAARVAVHETAGMLPGPAAGQVRGIVDDVVHMAFPGLVAERTQAARPTPALARASDPAPVFDRGSCPRSADVCVDLDGQRTWLQENGEVSYGPVPSSSGGIGQETPRGSFPVNRKVRHEVSWEFNNAPMPYAIYFTYNGHAFHQGNVATTSAGCVRLNQQDAAHLFANVHIGDTVHIY, from the coding sequence ATGGTTTCCCGCTCCCGCCGGATCGCCGGTGTCCTCGCTTCCCTCGCCACCGCGGCCACGATGCTGATCGCGCCGGCGTCCGCTTCCGCCCAGCTGTCCTCGCAGCTGGGGCTCCCCGACGTCACTGAGCAGGGTGAGCAGCTGTCCTCGCAGTTGGGCGTCAGCCAGCAGGACGTCCGTGATCAGGCGTGGGCCGCCCGCGTCGCCGTCCACGAGACGGCCGGAATGTTGCCCGGCCCGGCGGCGGGGCAGGTCCGCGGCATCGTCGATGACGTGGTCCACATGGCGTTCCCCGGCCTGGTCGCCGAGCGCACGCAGGCCGCCCGTCCGACGCCTGCCCTCGCCCGGGCCTCGGACCCGGCCCCGGTCTTCGACCGCGGCTCCTGCCCGCGGTCGGCGGACGTCTGCGTCGACCTGGACGGCCAGCGCACCTGGTTGCAGGAAAACGGTGAGGTCAGTTACGGGCCGGTGCCGTCTTCTTCCGGCGGCATCGGGCAGGAGACCCCGCGCGGCTCCTTCCCGGTCAACCGGAAAGTGCGCCACGAGGTCTCCTGGGAGTTCAACAACGCGCCCATGCCCTACGCCATTTACTTCACGTACAACGGCCACGCTTTCCACCAGGGCAACGTGGCCACCACCTCGGCGGGCTGCGTACGCCTGAACCAGCAGGACGCGGCGCATCTCTTCGCCAACGTTCACATCGGGGACACGGTCCACATCTACTAG
- the fdhD gene encoding formate dehydrogenase accessory sulfurtransferase FdhD, with amino-acid sequence MSRISQSYPVTKVTFDDGVEGDYTVDTRGDMVSVEEPLELRVNGTTITTTMRTPGNDLELVHGFLHAEGHIVEAGQIDNARYCGGATGPNGENTYNLIEAELSRDVLPLSLDSIRLTTTTSACGVCGSTSIDSIMDKRRHPLTPVRLDPRVIVSLPEKLRAQQKQFRRTGGIHAAGAFTLDGEPIVVREDVGRHNAADKVIGHLLMNDMLPAEDVILVMSSRASFELVQKAVMAGIPALVAVSAASSLAVDLARETGMSLTGFTRENRFNLYSGELAEKAAAEQSSEAASRS; translated from the coding sequence ATGAGCCGAATCTCCCAGAGCTACCCGGTCACCAAGGTCACCTTCGACGACGGCGTCGAGGGCGACTACACCGTGGACACCCGCGGCGACATGGTCAGCGTGGAGGAACCGTTGGAGCTGCGCGTCAACGGCACGACCATCACCACCACGATGCGCACCCCGGGCAATGACCTGGAACTGGTGCACGGCTTCCTGCACGCGGAGGGCCACATCGTCGAGGCCGGCCAGATCGACAACGCCCGCTACTGCGGCGGTGCGACCGGCCCGAACGGCGAAAACACCTACAACCTCATCGAGGCCGAACTGTCCCGCGACGTCCTGCCGCTGAGCCTGGACTCCATCCGGCTGACCACGACGACGTCCGCCTGCGGGGTCTGCGGTTCGACCTCCATCGATTCGATCATGGACAAACGCCGCCACCCCCTCACGCCGGTACGGCTCGACCCCCGCGTGATCGTCTCCCTGCCGGAGAAGCTGCGGGCGCAGCAGAAGCAGTTCCGGCGCACCGGCGGCATCCACGCCGCGGGCGCCTTCACCCTCGACGGCGAGCCCATCGTCGTGCGTGAAGACGTCGGCCGCCACAACGCCGCCGACAAGGTCATCGGCCACCTGCTGATGAACGACATGCTGCCGGCGGAGGACGTCATCCTCGTCATGAGCTCCCGCGCTTCCTTCGAGCTGGTGCAGAAAGCCGTCATGGCCGGCATCCCTGCCCTGGTGGCTGTCTCCGCCGCCTCTTCCCTGGCCGTGGACCTGGCCCGGGAAACGGGCATGAGCCTGACCGGCTTCACCCGGGAGAACCGTTTCAACCTCTACTCTGGGGAGCTGGCGGAGAAGGCTGCCGCCGAGCAAAGTAGCGAGGCGGCCTCCCGAAGCTAG